The Drosophila bipectinata strain 14024-0381.07 chromosome 2L, DbipHiC1v2, whole genome shotgun sequence genome has a segment encoding these proteins:
- the LOC108126024 gene encoding probable multidrug resistance-associated protein lethal(2)03659, which yields MGEKCVLKAVTSDDLPENPREYSNCISAASFWYTIPTFIKGSKNTLNVTDLYKVLKEHKSDKLGNELASLWSQELKTSNGSPNLLRVLLRRFGWQFGILGLVILMVEILFRAMQPFFLVKLISYFNDGSHSVETGYIYAGGLILSSALYTLNVYPCAFAVAHMAFKIRVGLGSLVYQKALRLSKTALGATTAGHVVNLISNDLGRLTNNTYYGHYLLVGPLETLLVTYLMYSEIGVAAVFGIAFMMIFIPLNLYLGKKTAALRLKSAEKTDDRVRLMGEIISGIQVIKMYAWELPFERIVSYARKLEIKALRHKAYLGGINQSQIFFVSRTSIFISLMSFVIIGNTLSPQVAFLITAYHNLLKVTMSNFFAAAITQSADYMVSLRRVQNFLQLEETTELDVVVESEKGAGKERYISLSDKPEKDASQNPQLAISGLKAKWDRKSPEYTLNGINLRVNPGSLLAVVGLTGSGKSSLIQAILGELPIESGEIKKNGSLSYAAQEPWLFSGTVRQNILFGQPMDHQRYWQVVKDCALERDFDLLPYKDQTYVGDRGASLSGGQKARISLARAVYREASIYLLDDPLSAVDPHVARHLFEKCIRGYLRDRIVILVTHQLQFLQNVDHILIMEKGQVNAVGTYQSLHESGMNFATMLADPEGEGRDAAASPSSELKSEQANTSESTSPNRVAEPQKEPSDPEAEQMITQEHQETGTVGLDLYGKYCKAGGGFFVFSLIMGFCLLSQAVASLGDYFLNYWVTKRGTLVQPGNFTVVSGDLESHISVRLHELGWSVEPETLDTYIFTLITVLTIVVIVSRFFVFYNAAMRASIRLHRSMLRGVTRAAMYFFHTNPSGRILNRFTKDLGQLDEELPSIMLNVMQVFLELGGIVILIAIVNPVFLFPTVVVGVIFYQLRAFYLKTSQDLKRIEAITRSPVYSHVNATLTGLTTIRAFGAQRVLEAEFNNYQDLHSSAFYMFFSTSRAFGYWLDSLCVIYLGIITLSFFIFPPANGGDVGLAITQAMCMSGMVQWGIGQTAVLENSMTAVERVVEYEDIEPEGELEAPDGKKPPKSWPEKGKIIFDELSLRYVPDPKADKVLKSLSFEIKPREKVGIVGRTGAGKSSLINALFRLSYNDGSIIIDKKDTNAMGLHDLRSKISIIPQEPVLFSGSMRYNLDPFEEYSDEKLWRSLEEVKLKEVVADLPSGLQSRITEGGNNFSVGQRQLVCLARAILRENRILVMDEATANVDPQTDGLIQATIRNKFKECTVLTIAHRLHTIMDSDKVLVMDAGRVVEFGTPYELLTEADSKVFHGMVKQAGQATYDGLLKIAKKAFEDGKHQSRRLSS from the exons ATGGGGGAAAAATGTGTACTGAAAGCAGTGACGTCTGATGATCTTCCTGAGAACCCTCGGGAATATTCAAACTGTATTTCAGCCGCCAGTTTCTG gTATACAATACCTACGTTTATCAAAGGAAgtaaaaatacattaaatgtTACGGATTTATATAAGGTTTTGAAGGAGCATAAGTCCG ACAAGTTGGGCAATGAATTAGCTTCCTTATGGAGCCAGGAACTGAAAACTTCCAATGGGAGTCCGAATCTCTTGAGAGTCCTTCTACGGCGATTTGGATGGCAATTCGGAATCCTGGGCCTAGTCATATTAATGGTGGAAATACTGTTTCGAGCGATGCAACCTTTCTTCCTGGTAAAGCTTATTTCCTACTTTAACGATGGATCTCATTCTGTGGAGACCGGATACATCTATGCAGGCGGACTGATTCTAAGTTCCGCTCTGTATACCTTGAATGTATATCCATGCGCATTTGCCGTTGCACATATGG CATTCAAGATCCGTGTGGGCCTTGGCAGCTTAGTCTATCAGAAGGCACTACGGCTGAGCAAGACCGCCTTGGGAGCTACCACGGCAGGACACGTGGTTAACCTTATATCTAACGACCTGGGTCGGTTGACCAACAATACGTATTACGGACATTATTTATTAGTGGGTCCTCTGGAAACCCTTCTAGTCACTTATCTAATGTACTCGGAG ATTGGAGTGGCTGCCGTATTTGGAATTGCCTTTATGATGATATTCATTCCCTTAAATCTTTACCTCGGAAAAAAGACCGCCGCTCTACGACTGAAAAGTGCGGAGAAAACCGACGATCGAGTTCGCTTGATGGGCGAGATAATCTCGGGCATTCAGGTGATCAAAATGTATGCCTGGGAGCTACCCTTTGAGCGGATCGTGTCCTACGCCAGGAAGTTGGAAATTAAGGCCCTTCGCCATAAGGCCTACCTTGGAGGCATCAACCAATCCCAAATATTCTTTGTATCGCGTACCTCCATTTTCATCAGTTTAATGAGCTTTGTGATAATTGGAAATACTCTCAGTCCGCAAGTAGCCTTCCTCATCACCGCATACCACAATCTTCTGAAAGTTACAATGAGTAACTTCTTTGCGGCTGCCATAACTCAGTCAGCCGATTATATGGTTTCCTTAAGGCGGGTCCAGAACTTTTTGCAATTGGAAGAGACGACTGAATTGGACGTAGTGGTAGAATCAGAAAAGGGCGCGGGAAAGGAACGATATATATCACTTTCCGACAAACCCGAAAAGGATGCTTCGCAGAATCCCCAACTCGCCATATCTGGGTTGAAAGCGAAGTGGGACCGCAAATCACCTGAGTACACTTTGAATGGTATAAACTTGAGGGTGAACCCCGGAAGCTTACTGGCCGTTGTGGGTCTCACTGGATCGGGTAAGTCCAGTCTAATCCAAGCCATTCTCGGCGAACTGCCCATCGAGTCGGGCGAGATCAAGAAGAATGGGTCCCTGTCGTATGCCGCCCAGGAACCCTGGCTGTTCTCCGGCACCGTGCGCCAAAACATCCTGTTTGGCCAACCCATGGACCACCAAAGGTACTGGCAAGTGGTGAAGGACTGCGCTCTTGAGCGTGACTTTGATCTTCTTCCATATAAGGACCAAACGTATGTGGGAGATCGCGGAGCTTCCCTTTCGGGAGGGCAGAAGGCGAGGATCAGCTTGGCCAGGGCCGTGTACCGGGAGGCCTCCATCTACCTCTTGGACGATCCACTTAGTGCGGTGGACCCCCATGTGGCTCGCCACCTCTTTGAGAAGTGTATACGGGGTTATTTGCGCGATCGCATTGTTATCCTGGTCACTCATCAATTGCAGTTTCTTCAAAATGTCGACCACATCCTGATCATGGAAAAGGGTCAGGTGAATGCTGTGGGAACGTATCAGTCTCTACATGAATCGGGTATGAATTTTGCTACCATGTTGGCCGATCCAGAAGGGGAAGGACGGGATGCTGCTGCTTCTCCAAGTAGTGAACTAAAGAGCGAACAGGCTAATACTTCCGAATCTACTTCTCCGAATCGTGTCGCGGAACCTCAAAAGGAACCATCGGATCCTGAGGCAGAGCAGATGATTACCCAGGAGCACCAGGAAACTGGAACAGTCGGCCTGGATCTTTACGGAAAATACTGCAAGGCCGGCGGTGGTTTCTTCGTATTCTCGCTGATAATGGGCTTTTGCTTGCTCTCGCAGGCAGTGGCTTCGCTAGGTGACTACTTCCTTAATTACTG GGTAACCAAGAGAGGAACTTTAGTTCAGCCTGGAAACTTCACAGTCGTTTCCGGCGATCTGGAGTCGCATATTTCGGTGCGGTTGCATGAACTTGGCTGGTCGGTGGAACCCGAAACGCTGGACACCTATATTTTCACACTGATCACCGTTCTGACCATTGTGGTGATAGTATCCCGATTCTTTGTGTTCTACAATGCGGCAATGAGGGCTTCCATTCGGCTGCACAGGTCTATGTTACGCGGAGTCACTCGAGCCGCCATGTACTTCTTCCACACGAACCCGTCAGGAAGAATCCTGAACCGTTTTACTAAGGACTTGGGCCAATTGGACGAGGAGTTGCCCTCCATCATGTTAAATGTTATGCAGGTCTTCCTGGAACTAGGCGGAATAGTGATCCTCATTGCCATTGTGAACCCAGTATTCCTGTTTCCAACGGTGGTAGTCGGAGTTATTTTCTATCAGCTGCGGGCCTTTTACTTGAAGACATCCCAGGATTTAAAGCGCATTGAGGCCATTA CACGTTCTCCTGTCTACTCGCATGTAAATGCCACGTTGACGGGTCTAACCACAATTCGAGCCTTTGGGGCTCAGCGTGTTCTGGAGGCAGAATTCAACAACTACCAGGACTTGCACAGCTCAgctttttatatgtttttcaGCACATCTCGCGCCTTCGGATATTGGCTGGATAGCCTGTGTGTGATCTACCTCGGAATTATAACGCTAAGCTTCTTTATATTTCCTCCGGCCAATGGTGGTGATGTGGGTTTGGCCATAACACAG GCTATGTGTATGTCTGGAATGGTGCAATGGGGAATTGGTCAGACTGCGGTCTTGGAAAACTCTATGACTGCAGTGGAGCGAGTAGTCGAGTACGAGGACATTGAGCCAGAGGGTGAGCTAGAGGCACCAGATGGGAAGAAACCTCCAAAGTCATGGCCGGAGAAGGGAAAAATAATCTTCGACGAGCTCAGTCTTCGTTACGTGCCCGATCCGAAGGCGGACAAAGTCCTGAAGTCTCTCAGCTTTGAGATCAAGCCCCGAGAGAAGGTGGGCATCGTGGGACGCACCGGGGCGGGCAAGTCGTCACTGATCAACGCCCTGTTCCGCCTGTCCTACAACGACGGATCCATCATCATCGATAAGAAAGACACCAACGCAATGGGCCTACATGATCTGCGTAGCAAGATCTCCATTATTCCCCAGGAACCGGTGCTCTTCTCTGGTAGTATGCGCTACAACCTAGATCCCTTCGAGGAGTACAGTGATGAGAAACTTTGGCGTTCCCTGGAGGAGGTAAAGCTAAAGGAAGTGGTGGCGGATCTTCCTAGCGGGCTCCAGAGCAGGATCACGGAGGGCGGTAACAATTTCAGTGTGGGTCAGCGTCAGTTGGTCTGCCTGGCCAGGGCTATTCTGCGCGAGAATCGCATCCTGGTGATGGACGAGGCCACGGCTAATGTGGATCCCCAGACGGACGGCCTCATCCAGGCAACGATCCGGAACAAGTTCAAGGAGTGCACAGTTCTCACGATAGCCCATCGCCTGCACACGATCATGGACTCGGACAAGGTTTTAGTCATGGATGCCGGACGGGTGGTGGAGTTTGGCACTCCGTACGAGCTGTTGACGGAGGCAGACTCCAAGGTGTTCCATGGCATGGTGAAGCAGGCAGGGCAGGCTACCTACGACGGTCTGCTCAAGATAGCAAAAAAA gcatttgaagatggaaagcaCCAAAGTCGGCGCCTTTCTTCTTAA